The Lycium barbarum isolate Lr01 chromosome 10, ASM1917538v2, whole genome shotgun sequence genome includes a region encoding these proteins:
- the LOC132616123 gene encoding glycerol-3-phosphate acyltransferase 5-like produces MDSIVSELEGTLLKDQDPFSYFMLVAFEASGLIRFAILLMLWPLIRFLDICGQRDKGLKLMIFVATIGVKISEIEAVARAVLPKFYFDDIDMNSWRIFSSFDKRVVVTKNPRIMVDRFVKEHLRADDVIGSELLVNNFGFATGFIQDDFDSILKKVGALFGGEQQPSLGLGRPQSGSSFLSLCKEQSHPPFTSNKNQDHNLIKPLPVIFHDGRLVKRPTPSIALLILLWIPLGIILATIRIVIGLMLPLWIVPYLAPLFGGKVIVKGKPPPPASATNSGVLFVCTHRTLLDPVVLSTVLQRRIPAVTYSISRFSEILSPIPTVRLTRIREVDAQKIKRQLEKGDLVVCPEGTTCREPFLLRFSALFAELTDRIVPVAMNYRVGFFHATTARGWKAMDPIFFFMNPRPVYEVTFLNQLPVEATCSSGKSPHDVANYVQRILAATLGFECTSFTRKDKYRVLAGNDGIVSQNSGATLANTFKKVVATFKIFIN; encoded by the exons ATGGATTCAATTGTCTCTGAGCTTGAAGGGACTCTCTTAAAAGATCAAGATCCCTTTAGTTACTTCATGTTAGTGGCATTTGAAGCATCTGGGCTTATAAGATTTGCAATTTTACTAATGTTATGGCCATTGATTAGGTTTCTTGATATTTGTGGCCAAAGGGATAAAGGGTTAAAATTGATGATTTTTGTGGCTACTATAGGTGTAAAAATTTCTGAAATTGAAGCTGTGGCTAGAGCTGTTTTGCCTAAGTTTTATTTTGATGACATTGATATGAATTCTTGGAGAATTTTTAGCTCATTTGATAAGAGAGTAGTGGTGACAAAAAATCCAAGAATTATGGTGGATAGATTTGTGAAGGAGCATTTGAGAGCTGATGATGTTATTGGAAGTGAACTTCTTGTGAACAATTTTGGCTTCGCCACTGGATTTATTCAAGATGATTTTGACTCGATTTTGAAAAAAGTTGGTGCTTTATTTGGTGGTGAACAACAACCTAGCTTAGGCCTTGGAAGGCCTCAATCTGGTTCTTCATTCCTTTCTCTATGCAAG GAACAATCACATCCACCATTTACGAGCAACAAAAATCAAGATCACAATCTTATCAAGCCTTTACCAGTAATTTTCCATGATGGACGTCTTGTTAAACGTCCAACGCCATCAATAGCTCTATTAATTCTTTTGTGGATTCCACTTGGGATTATATTAGCAACAATACGTATTGTAATTGGCTTAATGTTACCATTATGGATCGTACCCTATTTGGCTCCATTATTTGGTGGCAAAGTCATTGTCAAGGGAAAACCACCACCACCAGCCTCAGCCACAAACTCGGGCGTGCTCTTTGTGTGCACTCACCGAACTCTACTGGACCCGGTGGTCCTTTCCACCGTACTTCAACGGAGGATTCCGGCTGTGACGTACTCGATTTCTCGGTTCTCGGAAATTTTGTCTCCGATCCCGACCGTTCGGCTAACGAGAATTCGGGAGGTGGACGCTCAGAAAATCAAGCGACAGCTCGAGAAAGGAGACTTAGTCGTCTGCCCCGAAGGGACGACATGCAGAGAACCGTTTTTACTGAGGTTCAGTGCGCTTTTTGCTGAATTAACCGATCGAATCGTGCCGGTGGCTATGAACTATAGAGTAGGGTTTTTTCATGCAACAACAGCTAGGGGATGGAAAGCAATGGACCCAATTTTCTTCTTCATGAACCCTAGGCCAGTTTATGAG gTAACATTCTTGAATCAACTACCAGTAGAAGCCACGTGTTCATCTGGGAAAAGTCCACATGATGTTGCAAATTATGTTCAGAGGATCTTGGCTGCAACATTAGGGTTTGAGTGTACAAGTTTTACAAGAAAAGACAAATATAGAGTTCTTGCTGGCAATGATGGAATTGTGTCACAAAATTCTGGGGCAACTTTAGCTAACACGTTTAAGAAAGTGGTGGCCACTTTCAAGATTTTTATTAACTGA